A stretch of the Planctomycetota bacterium genome encodes the following:
- a CDS encoding glycosyltransferase family 4 protein: protein MTRILHISTRLILGGSQENTVLSCEGQADAGRDVHLAYGPIHGPEGSMLDRVRGFQAMDGGGIATHEVPSLVRPVHPARDIAAYKQLKRLIDDIEPDVVHTHSSKAGILGRLAAWRARCKPAVVHTIHGPPFMPVEGSPVRRLRLRLNNAIYTLAERVAATRCDAIVSVADAMTRQFLDRGIGTPALYTTVRSGVDLAPYTEPTPTRDEVRAGLGLEPHDFVVGTVARLAQHKGHDDLLDALADDLAANPHWKLLWVGDGYWRERLEARIAEHALSNQVVLTGLVPPADVPGLIRAMDVLAHPSYREGLPRTVTQALLSGVCPVAYDCDGTPEICRHDRTGLLIPTGDVAALRGAVKRLADHPDERLRMAATGRESAAREFSARAMVAGLEHVYAEALERRARRTGPRRGR from the coding sequence GTGACACGCATCCTCCACATCTCCACCCGGCTCATCCTCGGCGGCAGCCAGGAGAACACCGTGCTCTCCTGCGAGGGTCAGGCCGATGCGGGCCGCGACGTGCACCTCGCCTACGGCCCCATCCACGGACCCGAGGGCTCCATGCTCGACCGCGTGCGCGGCTTCCAGGCCATGGACGGCGGCGGCATCGCCACGCACGAGGTGCCATCGCTCGTTCGCCCCGTACACCCCGCCAGGGACATCGCGGCGTACAAGCAGCTCAAGCGGCTGATCGACGACATCGAGCCCGACGTCGTGCACACGCACTCGTCCAAGGCGGGCATCCTCGGCCGGCTCGCGGCCTGGCGTGCGCGATGCAAGCCCGCGGTCGTGCACACCATCCATGGTCCGCCGTTCATGCCCGTCGAGGGCTCGCCCGTCCGACGGCTCCGCCTCCGGCTGAACAACGCGATCTACACGCTCGCCGAGCGCGTGGCCGCAACGCGGTGCGATGCCATCGTGTCCGTCGCCGACGCGATGACCCGCCAGTTCCTCGACCGCGGCATCGGCACGCCCGCGCTCTACACGACCGTCCGCAGCGGCGTCGACCTTGCGCCCTACACCGAGCCCACGCCGACCCGCGACGAGGTTCGCGCAGGGCTCGGCCTCGAGCCACACGACTTCGTCGTCGGCACGGTCGCCCGCCTCGCGCAGCACAAGGGCCACGACGACCTGCTCGATGCGCTCGCCGACGACCTCGCCGCCAACCCCCACTGGAAGCTGCTCTGGGTCGGCGACGGCTACTGGCGGGAGCGGCTGGAGGCCCGGATCGCCGAACACGCGTTATCGAATCAGGTCGTGCTCACCGGCCTCGTGCCGCCGGCGGACGTTCCCGGGCTCATCCGCGCCATGGACGTGCTGGCCCACCCCAGCTATCGCGAGGGGCTGCCCCGCACGGTCACCCAGGCGCTGCTGTCGGGCGTCTGTCCGGTCGCCTACGACTGCGACGGCACGCCCGAGATCTGCCGGCACGACCGCACGGGCCTGCTCATCCCCACCGGCGACGTCGCGGCCCTACGCGGGGCCGTCAAGCGGCTGGCCGACCACCCCGACGAACGGCTGCGGATGGCGGCGACGGGCAGGGAGTCGGCCGCCCGCGAGTTCAGCGCCCGCGCCATGGTGGCCGGGCTGGAGCACGTGTACGCCGAAGCGCTGGAACGCCGCGCGCGCCGGACCGGACCGCGGCGGGGCCGATAG
- a CDS encoding MBL fold metallo-hydrolase → MDARLISLGTLPANPLWSESAPVRTGHATTTLIRAGGKAILVDPSLPEPALAARLHERTGLRPRDVTDVFLTTYKPDMTRGLRLFDAATWWIHDDERESAGVLLATTLRRAAEDHDSLSNGTAEDEPSPIDDLRERVAMLQRCKAAPQSLAERVDLFPLPGVTPGLCGLLLADARHTTLLCSDAVPDADHIAQGRVLDGAADVDQARESFAEALEIADVLICGRDGLVINPTKRPF, encoded by the coding sequence GTGGACGCCCGCCTCATCAGCCTCGGCACGCTGCCGGCCAACCCGCTGTGGAGCGAATCCGCGCCCGTCCGCACGGGCCACGCCACCACCACGCTCATCCGCGCGGGCGGCAAGGCCATCCTTGTCGATCCCAGCCTGCCCGAGCCCGCCCTGGCCGCACGGCTGCACGAGAGGACGGGGCTGCGGCCCCGCGACGTTACCGATGTCTTCCTGACCACCTACAAGCCCGACATGACGCGGGGCCTGCGGCTCTTCGACGCCGCCACGTGGTGGATCCACGACGACGAACGCGAGAGCGCCGGCGTGCTGCTGGCCACCACCCTCCGCCGCGCCGCCGAGGACCACGACTCGCTCTCCAACGGAACCGCGGAGGACGAGCCCTCGCCCATCGACGACCTCCGCGAGCGGGTCGCGATGCTCCAGCGGTGCAAGGCCGCGCCCCAGTCGCTGGCCGAGCGCGTCGACCTCTTCCCGCTGCCCGGCGTGACGCCGGGGCTCTGCGGCCTGCTGCTGGCCGACGCGCGGCACACGACGCTGCTGTGCTCCGATGCCGTGCCCGACGCCGACCACATCGCCCAGGGCCGGGTGCTCGACGGCGCAGCGGACGTCGACCAGGCACGCGAGTCCTTCGCTGAGGCCCTGGAGATCGCCGACGTGCTCATCTGCGGCCGCGACGGGCTGGTGATCAACCCGACCAAGCGGCCGTTCTAG
- a CDS encoding PQQ-dependent sugar dehydrogenase, with protein sequence MTATKTLLAAAACGLAAATATGQVDVTTTPFLSGLDEPVFLTALEGDFDRMFVVEKRGVIRVVRDGDVLPTPFLDIDPLISSFGERGLLGLAFSPEYGADGEFYVHYTNNSGDSVIARYRVSDTNPDVADPASAEILLTEDQPFTNHNGGWIGFGGDDMLYISWGDGGSGGDPGGRGQRLDTLLGKMVRIDVLGLPEPGLAYGIPDDNPFVGRPGLDEIWAYGLRNAWRCDVDPETGDLYIADVGQGAREEVNYQPADSAGGENYGWKCREGDICFSTAVPCPTSCDPSAFVEPVIVYDHSSAGGCSITGGMVYRGCQIDGLDGTYFYADLCTNRVWSIRVVDGEATEFVNRTSQFGGIGSIVSFGRDAFGELYVVSLGGEIVKIMPTEAITDCDGDLTDDACEIAAGAEADVNGDGIPDDCQCLADIDGDGELTIFDFLEFQNLFDAGDLAADINGDGELTVFDFLEFQNLFGAGCPA encoded by the coding sequence ACCGGCCAGGTCGACGTCACCACGACGCCCTTCCTGAGCGGGCTGGACGAGCCCGTGTTCCTGACCGCCCTCGAGGGCGACTTCGACCGCATGTTCGTCGTCGAGAAGCGAGGCGTCATTCGCGTCGTGCGGGACGGCGACGTGCTGCCCACGCCGTTCCTGGACATCGACCCGCTGATCTCGAGCTTCGGCGAGCGTGGGCTGCTCGGACTGGCGTTCAGCCCCGAGTACGGCGCCGATGGCGAGTTCTACGTGCACTACACCAACAACTCGGGCGACAGCGTGATTGCGCGGTACCGCGTGTCGGACACCAATCCGGACGTGGCCGACCCGGCGTCGGCCGAGATCCTGCTGACGGAGGACCAGCCGTTCACGAACCACAACGGCGGCTGGATCGGCTTCGGCGGCGACGACATGCTCTACATCTCGTGGGGCGATGGCGGCAGCGGCGGCGATCCGGGCGGCCGGGGCCAGCGGCTGGACACGCTGCTGGGCAAGATGGTCCGCATCGACGTGCTGGGCCTGCCCGAGCCGGGGCTGGCCTACGGCATTCCGGACGACAACCCCTTCGTGGGCAGGCCGGGGCTCGACGAGATCTGGGCCTACGGCCTGCGGAACGCCTGGCGGTGCGACGTCGATCCCGAGACCGGCGACCTGTACATCGCCGACGTCGGCCAGGGCGCGCGCGAGGAGGTCAACTACCAGCCGGCGGACAGCGCGGGCGGCGAGAACTACGGCTGGAAGTGCCGCGAGGGCGACATCTGCTTCTCGACCGCGGTGCCGTGCCCGACGAGCTGCGATCCGTCGGCCTTCGTCGAGCCGGTGATCGTGTACGACCACAGCTCGGCGGGCGGCTGCTCGATCACGGGCGGCATGGTCTACCGCGGCTGCCAGATCGATGGGCTCGACGGCACCTACTTCTACGCCGATCTGTGCACCAACCGCGTCTGGTCGATCCGGGTGGTCGACGGCGAGGCCACGGAGTTCGTCAACCGCACCAGCCAGTTCGGTGGCATCGGCAGCATCGTGAGCTTCGGCCGGGACGCCTTCGGCGAGCTGTACGTCGTGAGCCTGGGCGGCGAGATCGTCAAGATCATGCCCACCGAGGCCATCACCGATTGCGACGGCGACCTGACCGACGACGCGTGCGAGATCGCCGCGGGCGCCGAGGCGGACGTCAACGGCGACGGCATCCCCGACGACTGCCAGTGCCTGGCCGACATCGACGGTGATGGCGAGCTGACGATCTTCGACTTCCTGGAGTTCCAGAACCTGTTCGACGCGGGCGACCTCGCCGCCGACATCAACGGCGACGGCGAGCTGACCGTCTTCGACTTCCTGGAGTTCCAGAACCTGTTCGGCGCGGGCTGCCCCGCGTAG